Part of the Taeniopygia guttata chromosome 30, bTaeGut7.mat, whole genome shotgun sequence genome is shown below.
CACGGATCCCCCAGGGTGGACACTGCGACCCCCGGGAGGATGCGGGACACACCGGGACTGACCCAGGACCCCCCGGGATTGACGCGACCCCCCCAGAATGGACAGGGACCTCCCGGGATGGACACGGAGCGCTCCGGGAGGACACGGGACCCCTCGGGACGGGCACGGGACCCCTCGGGACGGGTCCGGGACCctccgggacagccccgggacccctcgggacagccccgggacccctcGGGACGGTCACAGGACCCCCCGGGACAGGTCCGGGACCCCTCGGGACGGGTCCGGGACCCCTCGGGATGGCTCCGGGACCCCTCGGGACGGTCTCAGGACCCCCCGGGACTGGCCCGGGACCCCTCGGGACGGGTCCGGGACCCCTCGGGACGGTCTCAGGAccccccgggacagccccgggacccctcGGGACTggcccgggaccccccgggacagccccgggacccctcgggacagccccgggatcCCTCGGgccccccccgagccccccgggacGCGGAGCAGCGGCACCGCGCCATCGTGTCCTGGTTCTCGGACCACCCCCGCGCCCCGTTCGGGATCCACCGGCTCGTGGAGCTGGGCCGGGAGTTCGGCCGGAGCGCCGGGGACTGGTTCGGTCCCGCCATCGCCGCCCACCTGCTGCggtgagcggggccggggggcgcggggggacccccgtggggtgggggggacaccgggaccccccccggaCCCACCGATCCCGTCCCGCGCAGGGGGGCCGTGGAATCCTGCACCGAGACCCCCGGGCTCGCCGTCTACGTGGCCCAGGACTGCACCGGTACGGGAGGAACCGGGGGGTCCccggtttgggggggtttgggggggttcgGGGTGTTCCTGGGGGGTCGGGAAGGAGCGGCCGCGTCCCTCCCGGTTTGTTTTTATTCGCAGTTTACAAAGAGGACGTGGCCAGGTTGGTGCGGGGCGAGCGTGACGGGCGGACAGCGGGACACGGAGCGCCGGGACCGGGAATACCGGGACCGGGAACACCGGGAGCACCCGGACCGGGAAtaccgggagcaccgggaccgggaataccgggagcaccgggaccGGGAACACCGGGACCGGGAACACCGGGAGCACCAGGACCTGGAACACCGGGAGCCCCGGGACCGGGAACACCGGCAGCACCGGGATTGGGAACAtcgggagcaccgggagcaccggaGCCGGGGCATCGCCGCGGGCTCGTCCTGCTGGTGCCGGCGCGCTTGGGGGGCGAGAACCTGAACCCCGTGTACGTGGAGTGCGTCAAGGTGGGTCTGGGGGCGATGCCGGTGCCGGGGAATCCATCCCGGTGCCGTTCCCGGTGCCGTTCCCGGTGCCAGCGCGGGTCCCTCCCcgccaggagctgctgcagctccgcTCCTGCCTCGGCATCATCGGCGGAAAACCGCGGCACTCGCTCTACTTCCTCGGCTTCCAAGGTACCGACCCccgggaggggtcccggggggttcctgggggtcccgggggttcCCGGTGGTCCCGGTGGGGTTCCCGGTGGTCCCGGGGGGTTCCCCGGTGGTCCCGGGGGGTTCCCGGTGGGGTTCCCGGTGGTCCCGGGGGGTTCCCCGGTGGTCCCGGGGGGTTCCCGGTGGTCCCGGGGGGGGTTCCCGGTGGTCCAGGGGGGGTTCCCGGTGGTCCCGGGGGGATTCCCGGTGGTCCCGGGGGGTTCCCGGTGGGGTTCCCGGTGGTCCCGGGGGGTTCCCCGGTGGTCCCGGGGGGATTCCCGGTGGTCCCGGGGGGGGTTCCCGGTGGTCCAGGGGGGGTTCCCGGTGGTCCCGGGGGGATTCCCGGTGGTCCCGGGGGGTTCCCGGTGGGGTTCCCGGTGGTCCCGGGGGGTTCCCCGGTGGTCCCGGGGGGATTCCCGGTGGTCCCGGGGGGGGTTCCCGGTGGTCCAGGGGGGGTTCCCGGTGGTCCCGGGGGGATTCCCGGTGGTCCCGGGGGGTTCCCGGTGGGGTTCCCGGTGGTCCCGGGGGGTTCCCGGTGGTCCCCGACCCCTCCGTGCCCCCCCAGGTGATTCCCTGCTCTACCTGGACCCGcacctctgccagccctgcgtGGACACGGCGCGGGAGGATTTCCCTCTGCAGGTGGGTGCCCCCCAAAATCGATctctggggggtggggggggtctCAGCGGGTTGCGAACCCCCCAAATGTTCCCGCCTCCCCCTCCCCAAGTCtttccactgctgcttcccACGGAAAATGTCCTTCGGGAAGATGGATCCCAGCTGCACCTTCGGTTTTTACACCGCCGGGacggagctggagcagctctggggggaCCTGGCCCGGGTGAGTCCCCTGGGGGGGGTCGGGGGTGTCTGCCCCCCCTTTTCCCGCTGCTGACCCCCCAATTTTCTCCAGGCGCTGTCCCCCCGCTCGGCTCCGGAGCGTTACCCCATCTTCACCCTGGCCGAGGGCCGCGCTCGGGACCACCAGACCCCGGACCCCCCCCCCGggccgccccctcccctcccccgccgGGGCAAacgccccaaaaaacccaactcgGAGGAGTTCGTGCTcctctgagccccccaaaacccccaaacactGGATCGGCCCCGGGGGGCGCCGCGGGcacctcccccccccaaatttggggctgttttgggtcACTActgcccctcctccccctccccccacacactccgggacccccaaactgtgggtgggacccccaaattcactgtcagagctgctcagggtggggggGGGTTATTTATTGCTCCGCTCAGGACCCCCCGGCCGCGCCCCccaccccaaataaaaccacttGAACGGAGTTCGGCGGCCCGAGGGGTCCCGGGGCTTTTCTGGGGCGTTTCGTCTGTTCTGGGGGATT
Proteins encoded:
- the ATG4D gene encoding cysteine protease ATG4D isoform X2 gives rise to the protein MICITTPIYRDSVPAPLSRLLCLATPPTGAPPPPRAAAAMSGGGEGPGPPPEPGPAPRPGPGPGPPPGAERSGQRVRGRVLAAWNSVKYGWTLRPRPHFSPRDPLYLLGRVYTPGNGEELARFRRDFCSRLWLTYRSGFPALPGTPARSSDCGWGCTLRSAQMLLGQGLLLHLLGRDWMWPEAPLEPEPRGSRRTRDPPGRTRDPRDGPRVSRDGHGSPRVDTATPGRMRDTPGLTQDPPGLTRPPQNGQGPPGMDTERSGRTRDPSGRARDPSGRVRDPPGQPRDPSGQPRDPSGRSQDPPGQVRDPSGRVRDPSGWLRDPSGRSQDPPGLARDPSGRVRDPSGRSQDPPGQPRDPSGLARDPPGQPRDPSGQPRDPSGPPRAPRDAEQRHRAIVSWFSDHPRAPFGIHRLVELGREFGRSAGDWFGPAIAAHLLRGAVESCTETPGLAVYVAQDCTVYKEDVARLVRGERDGRTAGHGAPGPGIPGPGTPGAPGPGIPGAPGPGIPGAPGPGTPGPGTPGAPGPGTPGAPGPGTPAAPGLGTSGAPGAPEPGHRRGLVLLVPARLGGENLNPVYVECVKELLQLRSCLGIIGGKPRHSLYFLGFQGDSLLYLDPHLCQPCVDTAREDFPLQMDPSCTFGFYTAGTELEQLWGDLARALSPRSAPERYPIFTLAEGRARDHQTPDPPPGPPPPLPRRGKRPKKPNSEEFVLL
- the ATG4D gene encoding cysteine protease ATG4D isoform X1; the protein is MICITTPIYRDSVPAPLSRLLCLATPPTGAPPPPRAAAAMSGGGEGPGPPPEPGPAPRPGPGPGPPPGAERSGQRVRGRVLAAWNSVKYGWTLRPRPHFSPRDPLYLLGRVYTPGNGEELARFRRDFCSRLWLTYRSGFPALPGTPARSSDCGWGCTLRSAQMLLGQGLLLHLLGRDWMWPEAPLEPEPRGSRRTRDPPGRTRDPRDGPRVSRDGHGSPRVDTATPGRMRDTPGLTQDPPGLTRPPQNGQGPPGMDTERSGRTRDPSGRARDPSGRVRDPPGQPRDPSGQPRDPSGRSQDPPGQVRDPSGRVRDPSGWLRDPSGRSQDPPGLARDPSGRVRDPSGRSQDPPGQPRDPSGLARDPPGQPRDPSGQPRDPSGPPRAPRDAEQRHRAIVSWFSDHPRAPFGIHRLVELGREFGRSAGDWFGPAIAAHLLRGAVESCTETPGLAVYVAQDCTVYKEDVARLVRGERDGRTAGHGAPGPGIPGPGTPGAPGPGIPGAPGPGIPGAPGPGTPGPGTPGAPGPGTPGAPGPGTPAAPGLGTSGAPGAPEPGHRRGLVLLVPARLGGENLNPVYVECVKELLQLRSCLGIIGGKPRHSLYFLGFQGDSLLYLDPHLCQPCVDTAREDFPLQSFHCCFPRKMSFGKMDPSCTFGFYTAGTELEQLWGDLARALSPRSAPERYPIFTLAEGRARDHQTPDPPPGPPPPLPRRGKRPKKPNSEEFVLL
- the ATG4D gene encoding cysteine protease ATG4D isoform X3; the encoded protein is MICITTPIYRDSVPAPLSRLLCLATPPTGAPPPPRAAAAMSGGGEGPGPPPEPGPAPRPGPGPGPPPGAERSGQRVRGRVLAAWNSVKYGWTLRPRPHFSPRDPLYLLGRVYTPGNGDWMWPEAPLEPEPRGSRRTRDPPGRTRDPRDGPRVSRDGHGSPRVDTATPGRMRDTPGLTQDPPGLTRPPQNGQGPPGMDTERSGRTRDPSGRARDPSGRVRDPPGQPRDPSGQPRDPSGRSQDPPGQVRDPSGRVRDPSGWLRDPSGRSQDPPGLARDPSGRVRDPSGRSQDPPGQPRDPSGLARDPPGQPRDPSGQPRDPSGPPRAPRDAEQRHRAIVSWFSDHPRAPFGIHRLVELGREFGRSAGDWFGPAIAAHLLRGAVESCTETPGLAVYVAQDCTVYKEDVARLVRGERDGRTAGHGAPGPGIPGPGTPGAPGPGIPGAPGPGIPGAPGPGTPGPGTPGAPGPGTPGAPGPGTPAAPGLGTSGAPGAPEPGHRRGLVLLVPARLGGENLNPVYVECVKELLQLRSCLGIIGGKPRHSLYFLGFQGDSLLYLDPHLCQPCVDTAREDFPLQSFHCCFPRKMSFGKMDPSCTFGFYTAGTELEQLWGDLARALSPRSAPERYPIFTLAEGRARDHQTPDPPPGPPPPLPRRGKRPKKPNSEEFVLL